A single Brassica rapa cultivar Chiifu-401-42 chromosome A04, CAAS_Brap_v3.01, whole genome shotgun sequence DNA region contains:
- the LOC103863922 gene encoding disease resistance protein RPS6 isoform X1: MASSSSEINCPHDVFLSFRGEDVRVRFRSHFLKELNRKLITPFKDDEIVKGRSIGHELINAIRGSRISVVAFSDNYASSSWCLDELVEIIKCREELGQILIPIFYDVDPSHVKKQTERFGVIFEKTCQGRKEEEKLRWRRALTHAATIAGEDSRNWSDEAKMIEKIVNDVSNKLCSTACNDFDDFVGIEAHMKNMNSLLELESERVVMVGIWGPSGVGKTSIGRALFSQLSCQFQGSIFIDKTKEIYTRANSYDYNTKLDLQAQFLSEILDQEDIKVHSLHTMIYRLGQKKVLVVFDDMDDQVLLDAVLGKTRWVGPRSRIVVISKDRELLRACGIESDRIYEVDYPSKELASQMFCRCAFGQDSPPDGFTELASDAVELTGNLPLALNVLGSSLAGLRKEELEERMPKLVSRMAGQVDKTLKDSYDRLKEEDKAIFRHIACLFNHKPCDYVKGLLEDSKLDVDVGLVTLAERCLIQISEDKIIRMHDFLQKMGREIVRQPCIQDPGEREFLLDSKEIYDVLVDGTGTKSVLGIFLNLREIEDELSISEDAFSGMKNLRFLRIYGVSEEDKETILQLRGGKNRRRRQLGLRKWYWWGSMHLQEGKNHIWRQLRLLEWWGCSMTSMPLNFRAENLVELRMPDSQLHKLWEGVEVLKSLKTMDLRRSKNLKVFPDLSKATSLEELYLEDCCSLVTIPSSIRSLKKLRKLDMKRCTKLRDLPANIDLESLHSLNFSGCSQLRSFPHISRNISHLFLDETKIEEVPERIEDISRLSYVSMKGCKSLKRISPNISKLEVIFFSDSYSLDEQSHYTQECAHKINIPVSSGSSSRSWKNDVFLSFYGKDVRKTLISHLYKEFSIRKVTACTDDMLVPGDEQHGIRESRIAVVVLSNNYVSSSWCLDGLVEIIKCGKEIGQEVIPVYYGVEPAHIRTQILDLGKASKKGYTVDNHKQQKWVEALTVLNQHKGYYFPDWDSEAEIIQKMADDISFALNITPKEYLDVVGATMPSSLNQEIGKALYDRLDWNEKVLFRHIACFLNNKTYENVMRLLEDSELDVGSGLNILLHTSLIRISEKRVIRMKPVLQKLGRDIVLRPFINQPAKRQFLMDTSKGCDVLIDQTGNERMFVISFKVSETSKRDERFKGMKKLQFLRMFKKSLYGKQVRVHLVKGLFFVGMT, encoded by the exons atggcttcttcttcttcagagaTCAACTGTCCACACGATGTTTTCCTCAGCTTCAGAGGGGAAGACGTGCGCGTCAGATTCCGTTCCCACTTTCTCAAGGAGCTCAACCGCAAACTAATCACTCCCTTCAAGGACGATGAGATTGTAAAAGGCAGATCCATTGGCCATGAGCTGATCAACGCCATTAGAGGATCGAGGATCTCTGTTGTCGCGTTCTCTGATAACTACGCAAGTTCCAGCTGGTGCTTGGATGAGTTGGTGGAGATCATCAAGTGCAGGGAAGAACTTGGCCAAATTTTGATACCAATTTTCTATGACGTGGATCCTTCTCATGTCAAGAAACAAACTGAACGCTTTGGAGTGATCTTCGAGAAGACTTGCCAAGGCAGAAAGGAGGAAGAGAAGCTTCGGTGGCGGCGAGCGTTGACTCACGCAGCAACCATAGCCGGAGAGGATTCTCGGAACTG GTCTGACGAAGCAAAGATGATTGAGAAAATCGTCAATGATGTTTCCAACAAACTGTGTTCAACAGCATGCAATGATTTTGACGACTTTGTTGGAATCGAAGCTCACATGAAAAACATGAATTCGTTGTTGGAGTTGGAGTCAGAGAGGGTGGTAATGGTAGGGATTTGGGGTCCATCTGGTGTTGGTAAGACTAGCATAGGACGAGCTCTCTTTAGTCAACTCTCCTGTCAGTTCCAAGGAAGCATTTTTATTGACAAGACTAAGGAGATTTATACTAGGGCCAACTCTTACGACTACAACACCAAGTTGGACTTACAAGCACAGTTTCTGTCTGAAATTTTGGACCAGGAGGACATAAAGGTACATAGTTTACATACGATGATATATAGGTTAGGGCAGAAGAAAGTTCTTGTTGTGTTTGATGATATGGATGACCAGGTCCTCTTAGATGCCGTGTTGGGGAAAACTAGATGGGTTGGTCCTAGAAGTAGAATTGTAGTGATTTCGAAGGACAGGGAGCTTCTTAGGGCCTGCGGAATTGAATCTGATCGTATCTATGAGGTGGATTACCCATCTAAAGAGCTAGCTTCCCAGATGTTCTGCCGATGTGCGTTCGGACAAGACTCTCCACCTGATGGTTTTACGGAGCTTGCTAGTGATGCTGTAGAGCTCACCGGGAATCTTCCACTGGCTCTCAACGTTTTGGGTTCATCCCTCGCTGGGTTGAGGAAGGAGGAGTTGGAAGAGAGGATGCCTAAGCTCGTAAGTCGTATGGCTGGACAGGTTGATAAAACATTAAAAGACAGCTATGACAGgctaaaagaagaagataaagctATATTCCGTCACATAGCATGCTTATTTAATCATAAACCATGTGACTACGTGAAAGGATTGCTTGAAGATAGTAAGTTGGATGTGGATGTTGGACTTGTTACTCTAGCTGAACGGTGCCTCATTCAGATATCAGAGGATAAGATCATAAGGATGCACGATTTCCTGCAAAAAATGGGTAGAGAAATCGTTCGGCAACCATGTATTCAGGACCCTGGAGAACGTGAATTCTTATTGGATTCTAAGGAGATCTATGATGTACTTGTTGATGGAACT GGAACTAAAAGTGTTTTAGGCATATTTTTGAACTTACGTGAAATCGAGGATGAATTATCTATTAGCGAGGACGCATTCAGTGGGATGAAAAACCTTCGGTTTCTAAGAATCTACGGGGTCTCAGAGGAGGATAAAGAAACCATTTTGCAATTACGGGGAGGCAAAAACCGTAGGAGGCGCCAACTTGGATTACGAAAATGGTACTGGTGGGGGTCCATGCATTTACAAGAAGGCAAAAACCATATTTGGCGCCAACTTAGATTACTGGAATGGTGGGGCTGCTCAATGACAAGCATGCCTTTGAACTTTCGTGCAGAAAATCTTGTTGAGCTCAGAATGCCGGATAGTCAACTTCACAAATTGTGGGAAGGAGTTGAg GTGCTTAAAAGCCTCAAGACGATGGATTTGCGGAGATCTAAAAACCTGAAAGTATTCCCAGATCTTTCAAAGGCTACCAGTCTTGAGGAACTGTATCTTGAAGATTGCTGTAGTCTGGTGACGATTCCTTCCTCTATTCGTAGTCTCAAGAAACTGAGGAAGCTAGACATGAAAAGATGCACAAAACTGCGGGATCTTCCAGCCAACATTGACTTGGAGTCTCTCCATTCCCTCAACTTCAGTGGATGCTCACAGTTAAGAAGTTTTCCTCATATCTCAAGGAATATTTCACATCTCTTTCTAGATGAAACCAAGATTGAAGAAGTTCCTGAGCGGATAGAAGACATCTCTAGACTCAGTTACGTATCGATGAAAGGTTGCAAAAGTTTAAAAAGAATATCCCCAAACATTTCGAAACTGGAGGTGATATTCTTTTCAGACTCTTATTCTTTGGATGAACAGAGTCACTATACACAAGAATGTGCACACAAGATTAACATTCCAGTATCAAGTGGGTCTTCTTCTCGCAGTTGGAAGAATGACGTCTTCCTAAGCTTCTATGGGAAGGATGTTCGCAAAACTTTAATCAGTCACTTGTACAAGGAGTTCAGTATCAGAAAGGTCACTGCATGTACTGATGATATGCTTGTGCCAGGCGATGAGCAACATGGGATAAGAGAATCAAGAATAGCTGTAGTTGTGCTTTCAAATAACTACGTGTCTTCGAGCTGGTGCTTGGATGGGTTGGTGGAGATCATAAAGTGCGGCAAAGAGATTGGTCAAGAAGTGATACCCGTTTATTACGGTGTGGAACCTGCTCATATCAGGACTCAGATCCTGGACCTTGGAAAGGCCTCCAAGAAAGGGTATACAGTAGACAATCACAAGCAACAGAAATGGGTGGAAGCTTTGACTGTATTAAACCAACATAAGGGATATTATTTCCCAGACTG GGACTCTGAAGCAGAGATAATTCAAAAAATGGCGGACGATATTTCTTTTGCACTAAATATTACACCAAAAGAGTATTTAGATGTGGTGGGAGCAACAATGCCTAGTAGTCTAAACCAGGAAATTGGGAAAGCACTGTACGACAGGTTAGATTGGAACGAGAAGGTTCTGTTTCGTCATATTGCTTGTTTTCTCAATAATAAGACATATGAGAATGTGATGCGGTTGCTGGAAGACAGTGAGTTGGATGTTGGAAGTGGTCTTAATATTTTGTTGCATACGTCTCTGATACGAATATCAGAAAAGAGAGTCATACGTATGAAACCTGTGCTGCAAAAATTAGGCAGAGATATAGTTCTTAGACCATTCATTAACCAGCCTGCAAAGCGTCAATTCTTGATGGATACTAGCAAGGGTTGCGACGTTCTTATTGATCAAact gGTAATGAGAGGATGTTTGTCATTTCTTTTAAAGTATCAGAGACATCGAAAAGGGATGAACGATTCAAAGGAATGAAAAAATTGCAGTTTCTGAGAATGTTCAAGAAGAGTTTGTACGGTAAACAAGTCAGAGTTCATTTAGTAAAAGGCCTCTTCTTTGTGGGAATGACTTGA
- the LOC103863922 gene encoding disease resistance protein RPS6 isoform X2, translated as MASSSSEINCPHDVFLSFRGEDVRVRFRSHFLKELNRKLITPFKDDEIVKGRSIGHELINAIRGSRISVVAFSDNYASSSWCLDELVEIIKCREELGQILIPIFYDVDPSHVKKQTERFGVIFEKTCQGRKEEEKLRWRRALTHAATIAGEDSRNWSDEAKMIEKIVNDVSNKLCSTACNDFDDFVGIEAHMKNMNSLLELESERVVMVGIWGPSGVGKTSIGRALFSQLSCQFQGSIFIDKTKEIYTRANSYDYNTKLDLQAQFLSEILDQEDIKVLLDAVLGKTRWVGPRSRIVVISKDRELLRACGIESDRIYEVDYPSKELASQMFCRCAFGQDSPPDGFTELASDAVELTGNLPLALNVLGSSLAGLRKEELEERMPKLVSRMAGQVDKTLKDSYDRLKEEDKAIFRHIACLFNHKPCDYVKGLLEDSKLDVDVGLVTLAERCLIQISEDKIIRMHDFLQKMGREIVRQPCIQDPGEREFLLDSKEIYDVLVDGTGTKSVLGIFLNLREIEDELSISEDAFSGMKNLRFLRIYGVSEEDKETILQLRGGKNRRRRQLGLRKWYWWGSMHLQEGKNHIWRQLRLLEWWGCSMTSMPLNFRAENLVELRMPDSQLHKLWEGVEVLKSLKTMDLRRSKNLKVFPDLSKATSLEELYLEDCCSLVTIPSSIRSLKKLRKLDMKRCTKLRDLPANIDLESLHSLNFSGCSQLRSFPHISRNISHLFLDETKIEEVPERIEDISRLSYVSMKGCKSLKRISPNISKLEVIFFSDSYSLDEQSHYTQECAHKINIPVSSGSSSRSWKNDVFLSFYGKDVRKTLISHLYKEFSIRKVTACTDDMLVPGDEQHGIRESRIAVVVLSNNYVSSSWCLDGLVEIIKCGKEIGQEVIPVYYGVEPAHIRTQILDLGKASKKGYTVDNHKQQKWVEALTVLNQHKGYYFPDWDSEAEIIQKMADDISFALNITPKEYLDVVGATMPSSLNQEIGKALYDRLDWNEKVLFRHIACFLNNKTYENVMRLLEDSELDVGSGLNILLHTSLIRISEKRVIRMKPVLQKLGRDIVLRPFINQPAKRQFLMDTSKGCDVLIDQTGNERMFVISFKVSETSKRDERFKGMKKLQFLRMFKKSLYGKQVRVHLVKGLFFVGMT; from the exons atggcttcttcttcttcagagaTCAACTGTCCACACGATGTTTTCCTCAGCTTCAGAGGGGAAGACGTGCGCGTCAGATTCCGTTCCCACTTTCTCAAGGAGCTCAACCGCAAACTAATCACTCCCTTCAAGGACGATGAGATTGTAAAAGGCAGATCCATTGGCCATGAGCTGATCAACGCCATTAGAGGATCGAGGATCTCTGTTGTCGCGTTCTCTGATAACTACGCAAGTTCCAGCTGGTGCTTGGATGAGTTGGTGGAGATCATCAAGTGCAGGGAAGAACTTGGCCAAATTTTGATACCAATTTTCTATGACGTGGATCCTTCTCATGTCAAGAAACAAACTGAACGCTTTGGAGTGATCTTCGAGAAGACTTGCCAAGGCAGAAAGGAGGAAGAGAAGCTTCGGTGGCGGCGAGCGTTGACTCACGCAGCAACCATAGCCGGAGAGGATTCTCGGAACTG GTCTGACGAAGCAAAGATGATTGAGAAAATCGTCAATGATGTTTCCAACAAACTGTGTTCAACAGCATGCAATGATTTTGACGACTTTGTTGGAATCGAAGCTCACATGAAAAACATGAATTCGTTGTTGGAGTTGGAGTCAGAGAGGGTGGTAATGGTAGGGATTTGGGGTCCATCTGGTGTTGGTAAGACTAGCATAGGACGAGCTCTCTTTAGTCAACTCTCCTGTCAGTTCCAAGGAAGCATTTTTATTGACAAGACTAAGGAGATTTATACTAGGGCCAACTCTTACGACTACAACACCAAGTTGGACTTACAAGCACAGTTTCTGTCTGAAATTTTGGACCAGGAGGACATAAAG GTCCTCTTAGATGCCGTGTTGGGGAAAACTAGATGGGTTGGTCCTAGAAGTAGAATTGTAGTGATTTCGAAGGACAGGGAGCTTCTTAGGGCCTGCGGAATTGAATCTGATCGTATCTATGAGGTGGATTACCCATCTAAAGAGCTAGCTTCCCAGATGTTCTGCCGATGTGCGTTCGGACAAGACTCTCCACCTGATGGTTTTACGGAGCTTGCTAGTGATGCTGTAGAGCTCACCGGGAATCTTCCACTGGCTCTCAACGTTTTGGGTTCATCCCTCGCTGGGTTGAGGAAGGAGGAGTTGGAAGAGAGGATGCCTAAGCTCGTAAGTCGTATGGCTGGACAGGTTGATAAAACATTAAAAGACAGCTATGACAGgctaaaagaagaagataaagctATATTCCGTCACATAGCATGCTTATTTAATCATAAACCATGTGACTACGTGAAAGGATTGCTTGAAGATAGTAAGTTGGATGTGGATGTTGGACTTGTTACTCTAGCTGAACGGTGCCTCATTCAGATATCAGAGGATAAGATCATAAGGATGCACGATTTCCTGCAAAAAATGGGTAGAGAAATCGTTCGGCAACCATGTATTCAGGACCCTGGAGAACGTGAATTCTTATTGGATTCTAAGGAGATCTATGATGTACTTGTTGATGGAACT GGAACTAAAAGTGTTTTAGGCATATTTTTGAACTTACGTGAAATCGAGGATGAATTATCTATTAGCGAGGACGCATTCAGTGGGATGAAAAACCTTCGGTTTCTAAGAATCTACGGGGTCTCAGAGGAGGATAAAGAAACCATTTTGCAATTACGGGGAGGCAAAAACCGTAGGAGGCGCCAACTTGGATTACGAAAATGGTACTGGTGGGGGTCCATGCATTTACAAGAAGGCAAAAACCATATTTGGCGCCAACTTAGATTACTGGAATGGTGGGGCTGCTCAATGACAAGCATGCCTTTGAACTTTCGTGCAGAAAATCTTGTTGAGCTCAGAATGCCGGATAGTCAACTTCACAAATTGTGGGAAGGAGTTGAg GTGCTTAAAAGCCTCAAGACGATGGATTTGCGGAGATCTAAAAACCTGAAAGTATTCCCAGATCTTTCAAAGGCTACCAGTCTTGAGGAACTGTATCTTGAAGATTGCTGTAGTCTGGTGACGATTCCTTCCTCTATTCGTAGTCTCAAGAAACTGAGGAAGCTAGACATGAAAAGATGCACAAAACTGCGGGATCTTCCAGCCAACATTGACTTGGAGTCTCTCCATTCCCTCAACTTCAGTGGATGCTCACAGTTAAGAAGTTTTCCTCATATCTCAAGGAATATTTCACATCTCTTTCTAGATGAAACCAAGATTGAAGAAGTTCCTGAGCGGATAGAAGACATCTCTAGACTCAGTTACGTATCGATGAAAGGTTGCAAAAGTTTAAAAAGAATATCCCCAAACATTTCGAAACTGGAGGTGATATTCTTTTCAGACTCTTATTCTTTGGATGAACAGAGTCACTATACACAAGAATGTGCACACAAGATTAACATTCCAGTATCAAGTGGGTCTTCTTCTCGCAGTTGGAAGAATGACGTCTTCCTAAGCTTCTATGGGAAGGATGTTCGCAAAACTTTAATCAGTCACTTGTACAAGGAGTTCAGTATCAGAAAGGTCACTGCATGTACTGATGATATGCTTGTGCCAGGCGATGAGCAACATGGGATAAGAGAATCAAGAATAGCTGTAGTTGTGCTTTCAAATAACTACGTGTCTTCGAGCTGGTGCTTGGATGGGTTGGTGGAGATCATAAAGTGCGGCAAAGAGATTGGTCAAGAAGTGATACCCGTTTATTACGGTGTGGAACCTGCTCATATCAGGACTCAGATCCTGGACCTTGGAAAGGCCTCCAAGAAAGGGTATACAGTAGACAATCACAAGCAACAGAAATGGGTGGAAGCTTTGACTGTATTAAACCAACATAAGGGATATTATTTCCCAGACTG GGACTCTGAAGCAGAGATAATTCAAAAAATGGCGGACGATATTTCTTTTGCACTAAATATTACACCAAAAGAGTATTTAGATGTGGTGGGAGCAACAATGCCTAGTAGTCTAAACCAGGAAATTGGGAAAGCACTGTACGACAGGTTAGATTGGAACGAGAAGGTTCTGTTTCGTCATATTGCTTGTTTTCTCAATAATAAGACATATGAGAATGTGATGCGGTTGCTGGAAGACAGTGAGTTGGATGTTGGAAGTGGTCTTAATATTTTGTTGCATACGTCTCTGATACGAATATCAGAAAAGAGAGTCATACGTATGAAACCTGTGCTGCAAAAATTAGGCAGAGATATAGTTCTTAGACCATTCATTAACCAGCCTGCAAAGCGTCAATTCTTGATGGATACTAGCAAGGGTTGCGACGTTCTTATTGATCAAact gGTAATGAGAGGATGTTTGTCATTTCTTTTAAAGTATCAGAGACATCGAAAAGGGATGAACGATTCAAAGGAATGAAAAAATTGCAGTTTCTGAGAATGTTCAAGAAGAGTTTGTACGGTAAACAAGTCAGAGTTCATTTAGTAAAAGGCCTCTTCTTTGTGGGAATGACTTGA
- the LOC103863922 gene encoding disease resistance protein RPS6 isoform X3, translating to MSDEAKMIEKIVNDVSNKLCSTACNDFDDFVGIEAHMKNMNSLLELESERVVMVGIWGPSGVGKTSIGRALFSQLSCQFQGSIFIDKTKEIYTRANSYDYNTKLDLQAQFLSEILDQEDIKVHSLHTMIYRLGQKKVLVVFDDMDDQVLLDAVLGKTRWVGPRSRIVVISKDRELLRACGIESDRIYEVDYPSKELASQMFCRCAFGQDSPPDGFTELASDAVELTGNLPLALNVLGSSLAGLRKEELEERMPKLVSRMAGQVDKTLKDSYDRLKEEDKAIFRHIACLFNHKPCDYVKGLLEDSKLDVDVGLVTLAERCLIQISEDKIIRMHDFLQKMGREIVRQPCIQDPGEREFLLDSKEIYDVLVDGTGTKSVLGIFLNLREIEDELSISEDAFSGMKNLRFLRIYGVSEEDKETILQLRGGKNRRRRQLGLRKWYWWGSMHLQEGKNHIWRQLRLLEWWGCSMTSMPLNFRAENLVELRMPDSQLHKLWEGVEVLKSLKTMDLRRSKNLKVFPDLSKATSLEELYLEDCCSLVTIPSSIRSLKKLRKLDMKRCTKLRDLPANIDLESLHSLNFSGCSQLRSFPHISRNISHLFLDETKIEEVPERIEDISRLSYVSMKGCKSLKRISPNISKLEVIFFSDSYSLDEQSHYTQECAHKINIPVSSGSSSRSWKNDVFLSFYGKDVRKTLISHLYKEFSIRKVTACTDDMLVPGDEQHGIRESRIAVVVLSNNYVSSSWCLDGLVEIIKCGKEIGQEVIPVYYGVEPAHIRTQILDLGKASKKGYTVDNHKQQKWVEALTVLNQHKGYYFPDWDSEAEIIQKMADDISFALNITPKEYLDVVGATMPSSLNQEIGKALYDRLDWNEKVLFRHIACFLNNKTYENVMRLLEDSELDVGSGLNILLHTSLIRISEKRVIRMKPVLQKLGRDIVLRPFINQPAKRQFLMDTSKGCDVLIDQTGNERMFVISFKVSETSKRDERFKGMKKLQFLRMFKKSLYGKQVRVHLVKGLFFVGMT from the exons AT GTCTGACGAAGCAAAGATGATTGAGAAAATCGTCAATGATGTTTCCAACAAACTGTGTTCAACAGCATGCAATGATTTTGACGACTTTGTTGGAATCGAAGCTCACATGAAAAACATGAATTCGTTGTTGGAGTTGGAGTCAGAGAGGGTGGTAATGGTAGGGATTTGGGGTCCATCTGGTGTTGGTAAGACTAGCATAGGACGAGCTCTCTTTAGTCAACTCTCCTGTCAGTTCCAAGGAAGCATTTTTATTGACAAGACTAAGGAGATTTATACTAGGGCCAACTCTTACGACTACAACACCAAGTTGGACTTACAAGCACAGTTTCTGTCTGAAATTTTGGACCAGGAGGACATAAAGGTACATAGTTTACATACGATGATATATAGGTTAGGGCAGAAGAAAGTTCTTGTTGTGTTTGATGATATGGATGACCAGGTCCTCTTAGATGCCGTGTTGGGGAAAACTAGATGGGTTGGTCCTAGAAGTAGAATTGTAGTGATTTCGAAGGACAGGGAGCTTCTTAGGGCCTGCGGAATTGAATCTGATCGTATCTATGAGGTGGATTACCCATCTAAAGAGCTAGCTTCCCAGATGTTCTGCCGATGTGCGTTCGGACAAGACTCTCCACCTGATGGTTTTACGGAGCTTGCTAGTGATGCTGTAGAGCTCACCGGGAATCTTCCACTGGCTCTCAACGTTTTGGGTTCATCCCTCGCTGGGTTGAGGAAGGAGGAGTTGGAAGAGAGGATGCCTAAGCTCGTAAGTCGTATGGCTGGACAGGTTGATAAAACATTAAAAGACAGCTATGACAGgctaaaagaagaagataaagctATATTCCGTCACATAGCATGCTTATTTAATCATAAACCATGTGACTACGTGAAAGGATTGCTTGAAGATAGTAAGTTGGATGTGGATGTTGGACTTGTTACTCTAGCTGAACGGTGCCTCATTCAGATATCAGAGGATAAGATCATAAGGATGCACGATTTCCTGCAAAAAATGGGTAGAGAAATCGTTCGGCAACCATGTATTCAGGACCCTGGAGAACGTGAATTCTTATTGGATTCTAAGGAGATCTATGATGTACTTGTTGATGGAACT GGAACTAAAAGTGTTTTAGGCATATTTTTGAACTTACGTGAAATCGAGGATGAATTATCTATTAGCGAGGACGCATTCAGTGGGATGAAAAACCTTCGGTTTCTAAGAATCTACGGGGTCTCAGAGGAGGATAAAGAAACCATTTTGCAATTACGGGGAGGCAAAAACCGTAGGAGGCGCCAACTTGGATTACGAAAATGGTACTGGTGGGGGTCCATGCATTTACAAGAAGGCAAAAACCATATTTGGCGCCAACTTAGATTACTGGAATGGTGGGGCTGCTCAATGACAAGCATGCCTTTGAACTTTCGTGCAGAAAATCTTGTTGAGCTCAGAATGCCGGATAGTCAACTTCACAAATTGTGGGAAGGAGTTGAg GTGCTTAAAAGCCTCAAGACGATGGATTTGCGGAGATCTAAAAACCTGAAAGTATTCCCAGATCTTTCAAAGGCTACCAGTCTTGAGGAACTGTATCTTGAAGATTGCTGTAGTCTGGTGACGATTCCTTCCTCTATTCGTAGTCTCAAGAAACTGAGGAAGCTAGACATGAAAAGATGCACAAAACTGCGGGATCTTCCAGCCAACATTGACTTGGAGTCTCTCCATTCCCTCAACTTCAGTGGATGCTCACAGTTAAGAAGTTTTCCTCATATCTCAAGGAATATTTCACATCTCTTTCTAGATGAAACCAAGATTGAAGAAGTTCCTGAGCGGATAGAAGACATCTCTAGACTCAGTTACGTATCGATGAAAGGTTGCAAAAGTTTAAAAAGAATATCCCCAAACATTTCGAAACTGGAGGTGATATTCTTTTCAGACTCTTATTCTTTGGATGAACAGAGTCACTATACACAAGAATGTGCACACAAGATTAACATTCCAGTATCAAGTGGGTCTTCTTCTCGCAGTTGGAAGAATGACGTCTTCCTAAGCTTCTATGGGAAGGATGTTCGCAAAACTTTAATCAGTCACTTGTACAAGGAGTTCAGTATCAGAAAGGTCACTGCATGTACTGATGATATGCTTGTGCCAGGCGATGAGCAACATGGGATAAGAGAATCAAGAATAGCTGTAGTTGTGCTTTCAAATAACTACGTGTCTTCGAGCTGGTGCTTGGATGGGTTGGTGGAGATCATAAAGTGCGGCAAAGAGATTGGTCAAGAAGTGATACCCGTTTATTACGGTGTGGAACCTGCTCATATCAGGACTCAGATCCTGGACCTTGGAAAGGCCTCCAAGAAAGGGTATACAGTAGACAATCACAAGCAACAGAAATGGGTGGAAGCTTTGACTGTATTAAACCAACATAAGGGATATTATTTCCCAGACTG GGACTCTGAAGCAGAGATAATTCAAAAAATGGCGGACGATATTTCTTTTGCACTAAATATTACACCAAAAGAGTATTTAGATGTGGTGGGAGCAACAATGCCTAGTAGTCTAAACCAGGAAATTGGGAAAGCACTGTACGACAGGTTAGATTGGAACGAGAAGGTTCTGTTTCGTCATATTGCTTGTTTTCTCAATAATAAGACATATGAGAATGTGATGCGGTTGCTGGAAGACAGTGAGTTGGATGTTGGAAGTGGTCTTAATATTTTGTTGCATACGTCTCTGATACGAATATCAGAAAAGAGAGTCATACGTATGAAACCTGTGCTGCAAAAATTAGGCAGAGATATAGTTCTTAGACCATTCATTAACCAGCCTGCAAAGCGTCAATTCTTGATGGATACTAGCAAGGGTTGCGACGTTCTTATTGATCAAact gGTAATGAGAGGATGTTTGTCATTTCTTTTAAAGTATCAGAGACATCGAAAAGGGATGAACGATTCAAAGGAATGAAAAAATTGCAGTTTCTGAGAATGTTCAAGAAGAGTTTGTACGGTAAACAAGTCAGAGTTCATTTAGTAAAAGGCCTCTTCTTTGTGGGAATGACTTGA